TTAAATGAAAGAATCTGAGTGTCCCAGTTTCATTTgtggttgagacagggtcccGTGTGACCtcgactggcctcagactcactatgcAGCACGAAATGACTCTGAACTCCCGATCCTCCTGCATCCACCTCCCCCTGCAGGACTGTAAGAGTCTGCCACCATAGGGACACTTTTACTCAGTACTAAAGATCAAACGCCATGTCCTGTGATGCTAGTCAAGCACTCTACAAACCAGGTCACAGCCCCAGCTccctgacatttttctttttttaaacagggcctcactatgtagctctggctgatctAGAACTCTCTATGCAGACTGGGCTGACCCCAAATTCATgcagatctgccttcctctgcctcctgaatgcagaTTAAGTATGTGCCCCATACTTTTCTACCTAGTTGTAAATCCATCCCATCATGAATCTCCTATGCCTTCTCCCAGGAGCACAGCTTCCAAGCTCTCCCAGGAACCTCCTAAGCATGCCACCCTCCTGCGTAGAGGGAGAGAGCCTTATCTGGCTCTACTTGAGGGTCTTCCTTAAGCCTGGAGGTTGTCTCTCTATTAAAGACACCAGAGATCTCCTTGTGAGGCTCTGGCTCCAACATATTCTTGGATCCCCTGCGCCTGTATTTACTCAGGAACAAGATAATTAGAACAAGGTaaacttaaaagataaataagatTCAGTGTGCTAGAGAAGTTGGCAGCAGATCAGATTAAAAACCTCTTCCTAGTCACTCAGAGAAATATGTGGCATATAAGATTGGGGGGCCatgccgagcggtggtggcgcatgcctttaatctcaacactctgggaggcagaggcaggcggatttctgagttccaggacagcctggtctacagagtgagttccaggacagccagggctacacagagaaaccctgtctcgaaaaaaaaaaatccaaaaaaaaaaaaacaaaaacaaaaaaccaaacaacaacaacaacaaaaaaattgggGGTCCACATATAGTATGCCCCTCCAGGAAAaagatacaacaacaacaaagttaaATTGGCTTGAGTTATCTCTGCCCTACATGGGGGCTTATACTGATGGACAAAGAATGGTGTggataaattataaaagaatgaGGTATTAAGACCTCCCCTAGAAAAATTAGTCTATGCAGGGCCATTGTGGTGTCCTATGACCAAGGAACAAAAGAATACCAAGATTAGACATACAAAGAAGTTCCACAAAGAAAAAACATTGTATTATGTCCAAAATTGAATAATTGTAGAGCTTTGGCCTGAAGATTTTCCTTGGGCCTAATGACAATTAGCACTCTGACCATCAAAAGTTGATAATAAACTGCTCAGGACATGACGATCtacccaggctggcttggagaTTTTCTATCTAGCGCCTTTGAAACCACAAGAGTTACCAACCTGAGAACAGGCTGTCATGCTTTGGCAAAATATGCCTCTGGATTCTTAAGAAATGGGTTATGGGCTGATGAGGGAAAATGATTGTAAAAGATAACTCTGTTCTGTCATGGTTTATCAATGATGACTAAACTTATGACCATGAGGAAGCTAAAATACATGTCAGAGACAAAAATACGATATATGAATCGATCCCTGTCTACTgagttttgtataaataaaaaagcaCCCCACTTCCAGTCAGTCAGGCTACAAGATTCCCAGGACCCCTGTGCctgactccctcctccccctcgaCACTCCATTTTTCCCTCCACAGGACCTGGCCATCTCCAGGGACAGGTCCCCAGCCACTAACAAGATATGCATTGAGTATGCTATATACCACTGGGGAGTTTTTGCAGCTCCATAAAAATCTTTCAAAACCTAAACTCAAAGGCACGTTTGCCACCACCCACTAAGTAAATGGCAGGCGCCTTCATTTCTATCACATGGCACTAACCCAGAACAGCCTCGGCTTggtccagctgcctctgcctcaaagCCCTCAGTCGGAGGGAGAACTTCTGGATGACGACGTAGAGAAGGATGCAGCTGAAGAGGATGTACCAGCCATAGCTGGCCAGCAGGGAGcccactgaagaaagaaaccagttTCAGAAACGGaaaagagcattttttttttcaataatacTCTACAAAAAATAATCATAGCTCCTTTTTTTCAGAACCTTCACGATCTAGCTGAGGAAACGGACTCCTAAGTAGTGAATCGCTGAGTACAGAAACTTCTCAACTACAAGGGGACTCGGGAGTAGCACAGAGGGTGCAGAGCACAGCAGCTAGGTTCTGAAGGACTACGGGGGAGATGTGTCTATCGGATTTAGGAAAGCAAAAGCCATCCGGACTCCGAGAGTTACACTTGGTTAAGGAGTGAGACAGCACTCTTAGGGCCAGGCAGAACGAAACGCCGGGCGGAGGTCTCCACTGCAAAAGGAAGATGTTAAAAGGACTCCAGTGAACCAAGACCGCAAGCGCCCGCCCAGCTAAGGCGACTGCGAGAAAGCTGGGCTCTGGCCCAGCAGGCAGGCCCGGCAGCCCGCGGCGTTAACGCCAAGCCTCCTGGAAGCCGACCCACCGAGCATGGCGGCACCCGCCGCCCTCACCTGTGACGTGCAGGAATCGCAGGCTCTCGGTCTCCAGAGCCGGCCTCGCGGACAGAGGCTCCTCTACGCGATCCATGGCCGCTGCCACCGCCAACGACTGGCCAGCAGCTCCTCTCTGCTCTGTGCTTCCGGTTCGGCCCTATGTACACGTGGCGGCCATGGCTGTACTGACCTATCGCGGCTCGACCTGCCTCGACGCTTGACCAATCCCAGAGGGGGTGTGACCAGAGGGCGGGACTGGAAGACGCCCAGGCGGAAGCGCGTTTGACTTTTAGGGAGGAGCACACAGCTCAGTTCAGCACAGCGCggataataaaaatgtatcttatatacattttttacAGACCTTGTACTTAATACTGATTGGACATTGAGGCCCAAGAGATTTGAAGCTTCCTGGGGAGGAGATTTGCGTCCCGCCCCGGTTACGGGGCCACTGGGGGGTTGGTTGCAGCATAGATCCCCCCAAACCTGCGGAAAGCAATCTACTTAAAGTCCCGTTCTTCTGAAGCACTGTCTCAAGGGAAGGAATTAATGTAGTAATGACTCCAACATGTTTAAGCTCTTATGGGTCACATTACCACAGTTTTTGTAATGGTTCTCTGTAACATACTAGGAACGCAATAAAGAAAATAGGTGCGATTTGAAATGGAACTGATGTAATCACATTTGCAAAGTTAGGTTAATGGGATTAAAAAGGTGAGGACTCTGTGGTGTTTAGAGGTGGGACTTGGAGAAACTACTATATGAGGTCAATGTGGGGTTCCCCAGGGAAAAGGAGACCAGATATTTATATGCACCCCACCATGAGATGACACAGCCAGAGGACCCTGATGGAATCTATACGGTGCTGCACCAAGCTTTGTGGACTTTGAATCTCCAAAATGGAAATAAAGCTCACTGTGTCGTAAAAACTAGTCTGTTAGGTATCTTGTCACAGTAATAAACTAATGCAGTGATTCCATCTGAAGGACAGATGCTGATGGAACACAGGAGAGAAAAGCCTGGAATCACTTCAGAGTATCAACCACCTTGAAAATGGACTTTGACGACTGGATATTATCAGTTAAGGATATGAAGAGAGCCATGAAtttgctgatttttttgttttgtttttgatttttgagacagggtttctctgtatagccctggctgtcctggaactcactttgtagaccaggctggcctcgagctcagaaattcgcctgcctctgcctcccaagtgctgggattaatggcgtgtgctaccactgcccggcagactTTATGTTCTCAATAGTTTCCTCTTAGtggttaaatatatatatatatatatcattctgTTTAAAATTTTTGGGTACTGATGACTGCCACCCcacctctgagccacaccccagttCGAACCATCTCTCTTTGCTTAAAGTGATTTCTCGCTTACTTTGACTTCATTATACAGATGTAAGTTAAACATTTAGTTACAAGGGAGGAGGTTGCTCAGCTGCCTGTTTATCCAGTCCCTTAACATCTGTAATCAAGGTGATGAAACAAGTAGTAATGTTTAGTTTCATTACAAAACAAGATGGAGGGAAATGCagggcagtggaggcacacaccttcaaccccagcactcagcaagcagacacaggtgagtcTCTGAGTGTGAAGCCAGAGTGATCTAGAGTTCAGGACAGtgagagctacacagggaaaccttgcCTTAAAAACCAAACACGCTGGGAGGTGCTGgctcatggctttaatcccagcacaatgGTTAAGAGGGGTTGGTTTCATTAAAAGAGGAGGTGCtagcccatacctttaatcccagcactgaggaggcagaggctagcccTGTCtgtagagtgagctccaggacagccacacagagaaacactgtatcaaaaacccaaaaccaataAAAAGGGAGGTGAGTGGATATGATCAAAGTACTTGATACACAGTCATAATGAAATTATTACTTTACACAATGAATGCCCACACAAAAGGAGTATTTCCCACTTGGGAATTTGCAATGTAAACTGGAAATTAGCAGCAATTCAGAAAGAGAACATGGTAGGATGTATCTCAATTGGCCGGGTGCttccttgcctagcatgtacaaaatCCCAAGTGTAAAACCCCTCATTGCATAAACTGAGTCTGTGGCAAATGCTTTCAATCCCAGCGTTTGTGAGATGGTGGTAAGAGGAGGTGctagcccacacctttaatcccagcactcaggaggcagaggctagccctgtctgcagagtgagctccaggacaggaatTCAGGGTCATCTCTGGTGTCAATAGGAAGGCCACACAGGGCAGTGcaagcctgcctcaaaaaacaaaccgagggagacaaaggcaggcagatctctatagttagcctttctcaaaaataacaaagccaaattcaaaaatacacacacacacacccctaactTTGTACATTCTCACACAGTATAATAGTCAACTAAAATATAAGGTATTTGAATTGAGTGCATGGATTTTAGGGCTTTATTTCGGTTCCTACGATACTGCTTCTACCTCTCAGGTGTGATACCTTTATCCCTTTTAAGTGGTGGCTGTCTCCCCATACTTGAACAGATCACGTGTTTCTTGGAAAGCTAGGGTAAAGGTGAACTGTAACCACAACTCCCACCACTGACACCTGGCTCTAACCTGTCACAATCGTATCCTTGTACAGGCCCTTCTTGAGGCCATGTCCTTCAGGTTAGAATTTCCCCATCCATTGTATTCAGCCAGGTAAATTGCTTTGGTTAATGGTGAGTAAGTAGAATTGTTATCAGTTTTCAGTATAGTTTAGTTAGTTGCTCAAGGAGAATTAGGCATAGAAAGCCTACTCTTGTTCATCAGATGTTGTGAGATTTGCACATGCCTAGGCTCCTCAACGTCCTACCACTGAGAGGAGGTTGGATGGGGGCCTGCCCCACCCCCTAAGACTTACAGTTACTAGTTGACAGAGGAGtaagaaacattttcttcagtggtgtagccactggtaCGGTGCCCAAGCTCCCATAATCAACCCTAATTCATtaagtcagaaacaaaaaggggaTAGCTAATTGGAAAGAGGGTGATTATCTGAAGGACAAAGGAAGTGAACAGGTGCgtgctgtgtgtgtctctctgtgtgtgtgtgtgtatagataattaaaatacattatgtacattgtgtgtgtgtgtgtgtatagacaattaaaatacattatgtaCATTTATGGACATGTCATGAAATCCACTCCTATATATAATTAACATAAGCtaataaaagcattaaaaaaagagCAGAGTCAATATGAAAGGGACAGATGGTGTGGCCATACCTGCTGGCAAACGGCCCAAATTGTTGTTTCCCAAGATAAAAAGCAACTACATGGGATGAAGGGTGTGGGGGCTCAAGGGCCTGTCACTTTCCAGGGATGCTCTTGCGTGCCTGCATGTAAGTGCCATACCTtcaatgcccatggaggccagaagaggtcttagattccctagaactgtTTCAGAAGGTTATGATCTGCCATcttggtgctgagaaccaaactcaggtcctcttggaAAAGTCCTctgaacactgagccatctttccagctccaacttctgtgtgtgtgcacggatATGTATGTGGGCACATGTATGGAGAGATCAATTCTGGGTCCATCCtggtggattccagggatcaaccTTCAGCTAGTCAGTCTTGTTAATTGTATCCATCAATTTAATTAGGTTGAGCCTCAAAACTAGGGCATTTACCAGTTATACAAATGCTAGAGATGTCTCCACACCTCAAGATCAAGTGTGGagatacctgtaatctcagctggTGGGATGTGGAGGTAGGATTAGGAGGTAGGATTACATAGCTTCCGCTATGTAGCcagttgaagaccagcctgggtaCATGAGACCATCTCACACCAGCATCATAATGTAGTTCCACCAACCCATTCTTGCAGGCGTTGCATGACCATCAGGTGATACAAATTTCTGCTGTAACAGGACCAATATTAACCTGCATGAAATTCATGCTCTACAAAACTATTCACTGAAAATGTTAGGCTCCAGGAAATACATGGATTGAGGGTTCAAATGATTGAACCTCATCAACTATTTGGGTCCTGAGACACATCAGAAAGGGAACCTCATCTGCCTCTAGCCAGCTTTGCAAAGTCCTTGACTGGGGCAATGGCATCCATGATGCAGTGGTGTCCTGTTTTTCTCACCTACCCAGCATACTAAACCATCTACTGCCAACAGTTTCAGTCCAGACTAATTCAGTGCATGTCCAGGCCATGGTTTCAAAGTTAAGCTACTTTTAGTAAAAAATGTGCAATTAAAGCACCATCATTAGCTTGTCATAACTGGGCTTATTGACCAAGATGTAGTCTCATCCAGTAAGAGGACTCATAAATGAAGCAATGGAAAACAggaatctgtttttgttttggtgatgGGGGGTCTTGTAATCTTAGGAAgtgagccacacccctagccaAAAGAAGCAAATAGTTAATCTGTCTTGTTAGCAGCATTCACAGAAGGGCTGTGGGAGCAGAACAGGTAGCCTCACTGAAGATGCTGAAAACCAGATTCCAATCCAGCATGGGATAGAACTGAATTTAAGGCTGGGGCTCAGCAGAAGCCACTGTTCGTCCATTCTTCTTAACCAGATTCTTGAGAGCCACAGTTCCTCTGTATCTTAGGAACGGGGTATTTGCCTCTACAAGAACAGTATGTTACCAGCAATCGCCAAAAGGCATCCAGAGACTACCTAACATGCTTGTTACATTCAGAATAACTGAAGGAGTTTGAAAACTGTAACCAGGGGCTGGGAGGATGGCTTATTGTGTAAgaatgcttgctatgcaagctgGAGTACTGGAGTTCAAATTCCTATAACCCAGGTAAAAAGCTGGGTCTGTCTACACGCATGCCTACAACCTAGTACTGTGGGGtagagagacaggaggactgctgGGATTTGCTGGTTGCAAACAAGGTTCAGTGGGAAGCACTGTTCTCAAGGCAACAAGGCagagtggggaaactgaggcactggtatttaacaacaacaacatttcTCCTAGATAAGAActaagaatagaatagaataagaaGCCTAGATACTGAGAAAATGTGCCTAACCTGCCCCACAGAGAAACCATGGCCTCTGAGCCTCTGTCCCAAAGGCTGGAAGATTATTTTTGTTCATGCTATAGCACCAACAAGCGAAAGTCtcgttttctatttaaaaaatttcaaatcattttaagttgATTCGTGAGATGCTCATGTATGTTGATTAAAAAGGTCAAAGAATGCCTTTTTGTCTGGTCTTAAAGCCTTTCTGCTTTTACCTTTATGAAGAGTCTGTAAATGTCATGAGCAGGAATAATGTCTATTCAGAATGGTTCAGAAACACCATTCTCTCCAACTTCTTATCTAAACATCACCTTACACCTCACTGCAAACGCACAGCACACAATCTGGCAGCACAGTAAGTTGTCTTTATTTACCATTTGTAGAAAACTGGCATTGCTATTTCAAGGttcatattaaaaaattatcagcAGTAGTTCTGAACATTCAGCAAAGCTGCAGATTCCACGTTGCTGACACAAGCAAGGTTGTTACTCCATGCTCAAAATGCAAGACTTGTCCCAAGAGAGCTTATCAGGGCATCCGGCAGAGCTCAGGACCCGTTTGTGACTGTGTCGTCTTCCATCTCTTCTTCGCCCTCATCACTCGGCCCTGGAAGAACACAGAACAAGTTATGTCAGTTCTGTATTATCTGTTCACTCTGCAGACAtacacattgatttaaaaaatgaatatacatgaacacatgcgcgcacacagcTGTTAATTGTGTTCCACAGTTTGTGGCAGATTTTGGAATTTGAATCCAATCTAgagatagtgagttccagaacagccagggctgtgtagagagatcctgtctcaatctggtgcacacacaccccaaaaagttttattatttaaatgtttaggGAACTACTGACAAGTCTTTTATTTGGAAGCAAACAGCAGTTTTCCACTACAAATTTCCGacctacattttctttaactgtcttTCCAGTAACAGTGAGGCCTGCACCCAGGGTCTTCCGTGTTAGTGCTCTACCAGATTTACATCCCCAGCCCAAGTTTTCCAAATTTCAATTTTTgcttaaaatcttcagttttatcattgGTGATAAACAGTcaggtgttggggattgaactcgaGGACTTAAATATGGCATTTATTACTCAGCTCTATCTTCAGTGCTACAGAAAAATCACTTCTATCGGCATCTATTTAACGGGAGTGGAAGCAAGGAAGAACAGAGCAGGCAGCACCCCTTGCCTGGCTGAGGCGCCAGCAGTTTCCCATCACTGCAGATGCCACTCAACGGAAAGAGCAAACACCTTGGAGTTACTACATAAGTCATTTTACCTTGGATGTCCCCAGGGCCAAGAGACCACACAATACCACAGTTCTTAAAACTATCTCACACACTCTCCCTGAGGAGACTGATCACTGACAGCTGCTGAAGGAGGAAGAGCCATTTTCTTCAGCAGGATGCTCACTGTATGTTGCCCTTGCTCCAGCCAACACCCTACCCCATACTCACGAAGCAGCTGACTAAATTCAGTGGGTCACAAAAACgaaactaaactaaaaaaaaaaaaaaaaaaaaaaaccagctcaAAGATATTGGTCCTCAGAAGCTGTCAGTCATCCCAGGGATACACCCACATTTGCACTATGTGTTTACTTTACTTGAATAGTGTATCTCTGGTGCTCAACATGCTGACACAAGTTTGGTATTCAAACAATAGACTAACATCAGAAACGTAAAGAAGCAGTTATTTATCACCTTGAATGATGAAACCTGCCCAAGGGCAGTACTGCTCAGGCTCTTTACACAGCCTGTGCTGACCACTGAAGTAACACATACAGCAACACCTTGCTTTGCAGGGATTATATCACTGGAGATTTTATTTTGTGAGGATGAATATGACAGGGCACACACACAACCTAAATGGTAGAGGCTATTAAGCCTACCTGGTGAAGGCAATAGGTCCCTAATCTATGAACCAGgttggcctgtaatcccagcatctaggaggcagaggaaggcggatttctgagttcgaggccagcctggtctaccgagtgagttccagaacagccagcgctacacagagaaaccctgtctcgaaaaaaaccaaatccaaaaaaccaaaaaaaaaaaaaaaaaaaaaaaaaaggttggctGTAATTTGTAAAGAGCACATAAATACCCCAGGGACGTTGCTATGAACCCCCCACTATCCCAGGGGCTTAACTCTCTTACTGGACCCCCACACCTCTGTCCTgtgttcttctttccttttcttttttatttttctttttttgaaaaagggtcttatgtagcccaagctcATCTCAAACTTGTtttgtagccaagaatgaccttcaACCTCTGACCCTCTCAGCTTAACATCCCAAATATGGGGATTACAGGCCAAATACGGGGATCACAGGCCTGTGTCATCATTCCAGTCAGACAGTACTGTGTAAACACTAAGTGTGATGTTTTACAAATTCAGGCAGAACAGTTTTCTGACCTGATCTGCGCTCTCTGCCCGGTATCTGGCCAGACTGCAGCAAGCCCTTCAGCCTCTCAACTTCAGCCAGCGTCGACGCATTTGCTATGGCATTCTAGAAGACACAGGAAGGCGGAGACAGTGATGACAAGCACTACAGAAATGCTAAGCAACGTTCCCATAGAATGTCAACCACACAGTTCTGAGTCAGGGAAGGATTTCACTGGCACATTACAGATCAACCTAGAAAACAGGCTGTCGATTTTCATATTTAGGAGGAGATTCAGACTCTTGTAAAGGAGAAGAAGCAATCATTTCACAtgccttttaaaaagttaagtatCTGTCTGGACTCCTGTTACTGGAGACTTTAGGATTTCTACCTATATTCCAACCAGAATTGTCAAGCAACAAATCTTGGAAAGCAAAGAAACTAAAGCAAACTCCAAGACTGCACCCTGAGGTATTTAACTGATCAAAAAGTAAATGGATCCTGGGCAAAGGAGAAGCATACAGATGCCTTCAACTACATTATCTAATTATTTCAAGTCAAAGTCTGGGCAAAGAGTGGTTTTAAGGATGTTTTTTCATGAACTAGAAACGCCAGCGTCCTAAGGACTATGGGAAGATGGACTCTACAAGGCTCAGTACTAGGACACAACCTGTCAGCCCCGACCcgctctctccagtcccacaaagCACACATCCTCACCTTGATTGCCTCCACATCCCCTGCAGATGGCCCACCTTTCTTTTTGTCAGTTGGCAAACCAGCACCTGGATTAAAACTGGGAGGGAGAATGTAATTGTTACATTCTGACTGGTACAAGCTGCTTCTCTTACTTTCAAAAGCTTTTGAAAGTAATTCAACCAGTGTAGTATCTTATCTTTGTTAACAAACTGATACAAGAACTCTCTCCTTCAGAAACACCACCCAATCATCTTCCTATAGAGAAAGCAGGATGTTTAACATCACAATTAAGACTGTACACCAAAATATATGCTCTGCTAACCAGGTAGAAATTTCCCATGATGTGCAGACCATAAATGGTCAGACACCATCATTCAAATGCAATTCCACACTAAGCACAGTTTTGGGTTTAATTTTGTAGGAGCAAACTGTCAGACAGTGTTTCTGAAGGCGAAGTAGAGTTAAGTTGGATATCCGTATCTTACGTTTTGCTTCTCCTGGCAATATCCTTTGCAAGCTGTGCACCCCGTTTGCCCTTGAacattttctctgcttcctgacgcTCCTACAGCGACACCACACACAGAGTTAATCGAAATAGGAATACCACATGCATTTAGATGCATTCCTCAGAAAACATGGAAGAGAATTCTCCTAAAGTATTCTGGGTTGGTAAAAACACCAAAAGCCAGCTTTAAATTAGAAGACACCATGGTCCAACATTCTTGGGCAAAGTTCTCAAAAAGTTCCCCCTCCTAGTTTCAAAGAGGGACTCCCAAGAGACTACACAGAATTAGCACTTCCAACATGGAAACGTCATTCTAACGGGCAGGGCTGCTCACAGCTGGACTATGGCATGCTCCCTCTAAGCAGACAATTCACTTTCTAGTTCTAACTACAAagtatggccaactctggaatgACCAACAAAGCCCCACCTTAAACtgctaagaacaaaacaaaactaccccACAAAACAGTAACTACTCTGGCtaactaaatgttttctttcccatAGATTAAGTttcaaagtaacaacaaaattgACTTATTAAGTAAGTTTTAAACACCTGTCAATgaaggggaagggcagcccagggatgctgaaggggaagggaagggcagcCCCCCGGCCACCTCAGGCGCAGCACTCACTTTGAGCTTCACCTTCTGAAAGTCCAGTACTCTGACTTGTGGAACTTTATAGATGACATAAAGTCGATAATGCTTCTTATTGGTTACAGGGTTTCTTAGGATGCTGTAAGAAAAGGGACAGTTCCAAGCTTACCACAGCCCATGTAAGGTGAGAGTCATCTGAAGGCGCAATGACTACAAATCAAGAATCAGCATGTACTCTTCCCACTTTACTGCCAGGAGGAACACACACCATCCAGGGAAGAGCTGTTTATTAGCAGCCTGAGGTGTTACTTCAGGACTACAGCCACATCATCACAAGTAATTTCCATACCTTAGATATGTCAGTGATTTGAGAGATGCCAACGGGTCCAGATCACCCTATAAAATAAGAGTCACGGTAAGAACGGGGCTGACAGACATACAACTGCTCTGATAGTTTAAAATGATGAATATCTTTGAAGCAAGTACCTacactgttatttatttttttattgctctGGCACCTATTCCATTattaataaactaataaatataTTCTAGCTTCCTTAAGGTTTGGTAGTAACAACATCTGCTTCaacagaagacaaaaatatttgATTATCTACAGCATGGGTAGTAAgcagtgatttaaaaataaaaccagtgcCAGCCAACACCCAGTAACTTACTTGGAGCAAGCTATTTACACAGCAACCTCAAGCCAAGTTCTCAGTCTaatgtggggtttt
This portion of the Apodemus sylvaticus chromosome 1, mApoSyl1.1, whole genome shotgun sequence genome encodes:
- the Snrpa1 gene encoding U2 small nuclear ribonucleoprotein A' — protein: MVKLTAELIEQAAQYTNAVRDRELDLRGYKIPVIENLGATLDQFDAIDFSDNEIRKLDGFPLLRRLKTLLVNNNRICRIGEGLDQALPCLTELILTNNSLVELGDLDPLASLKSLTYLSILRNPVTNKKHYRLYVIYKVPQVRVLDFQKVKLKERQEAEKMFKGKRGAQLAKDIARRSKTFNPGAGLPTDKKKGGPSAGDVEAIKNAIANASTLAEVERLKGLLQSGQIPGRERRSGPSDEGEEEMEDDTVTNGS